A section of the Oikeobacillus pervagus genome encodes:
- the pssE gene encoding PssE/Cps14G family polysaccharide biosynthesis glycosyltransferase: protein MIFVVLGTHELSFQRLLHLIEDEIKDKRITTEVIVQSGHTKYESSLMKLIPFMTYGEMEEFYRQADLIITHGGTGSITMGVKMHKKVIAVPRLNKYGEHNDDHQLEIVRQFTNAGHILSWNEGEDFSCVLQQIEDFQPVPFISGRSKILTIIEDFISNQVK from the coding sequence TTGATATTTGTCGTATTAGGAACTCACGAACTATCGTTTCAAAGACTTTTACATCTAATTGAGGATGAGATTAAAGATAAAAGGATTACAACTGAAGTTATTGTCCAATCTGGTCATACGAAATATGAGTCCTCCCTTATGAAATTGATTCCATTTATGACGTATGGAGAAATGGAAGAATTTTATAGACAAGCGGATTTAATTATTACTCATGGGGGGACAGGCTCCATCACAATGGGGGTTAAAATGCATAAAAAAGTGATAGCTGTTCCCCGGCTTAATAAGTATGGCGAGCATAATGACGATCATCAACTAGAGATTGTCCGTCAGTTTACGAATGCGGGACATATTTTATCCTGGAATGAAGGGGAGGATTTTTCTTGTGTTCTTCAGCAAATTGAAGACTTTCAACCAGTCCCTTTTATTAGCGGGAGAAGTAAAATTTTAACAATTATTGAAGATTTCATTTCCAACCAGGTAAAGTAG
- the pssD gene encoding PssD/Cps14F family polysaccharide biosynthesis glycosyltransferase, whose translation MRQKKKKVVFISSLGGHLTQLLQLKPLFEKYDYHIITEKSVITKELNKEYPISFLIYGARNYPIRYIFKFSINIIKSFYYFLKIRPDVVISTGAHTAVPMCYIAKLFRKKVIFIESFAKTSTPTLSGRMIYPIADLFIVQWEGMKKHYPKAVYGGSIY comes from the coding sequence ATGAGACAAAAAAAGAAAAAGGTTGTATTTATTTCTTCTCTTGGGGGACATTTAACTCAATTATTACAGTTAAAACCGCTATTTGAGAAATATGATTACCATATTATTACGGAAAAATCTGTTATAACGAAAGAATTAAATAAAGAGTATCCCATTTCCTTTCTTATTTATGGGGCAAGAAACTACCCTATTCGTTACATCTTTAAATTTTCTATAAATATTATCAAGTCATTTTACTATTTTCTAAAAATCCGTCCAGATGTTGTTATATCTACAGGGGCACATACAGCTGTTCCAATGTGTTATATTGCTAAGCTCTTTCGAAAAAAGGTTATTTTCATCGAAAGTTTTGCCAAAACATCTACGCCCACTTTATCAGGAAGAATGATCTATCCAATTGCAGATCTATTCATTGTACAGTGGGAAGGAATGAAGAAACATTACCCAAAAGCTGTATATGGAGGGTCAATCTATTGA
- a CDS encoding polysaccharide pyruvyl transferase family protein has translation MKIGIVGNYGHDNNGDEAILEGILHQLTNIMNIPRTDLLIFSNNPENTRRRYHIDSYYLMKKKGSILKTIIATFKQHSKVIQNLDVLIIGGGGILMDMYKRDAPLYSFIAFLGKMNRCKIIVYGVGAGPIETHLGQFLIKQMVHSAKLVTVRDIKSKQLLESKGIKKPIHLIADPAFTLKYDGQKPLMDRPMKIGVTAVPYFSDDYWPVSDSNIYHHYVDGMARNLDKLVEQMNMQIYFYSTKYPQDVKVTKEILNRMKQTENVHINEQNLHPKELIQLSGEMDAIIGTRLHSLILSVAAGTPIIGVNYHPKVKAFMEKIELTGLLVEMEDLSDSNKLYSLIQKQVDVGWKTTQLNFFDLSEKLREETLKGVDLMKTVIERE, from the coding sequence ATGAAAATAGGAATTGTTGGTAATTATGGACACGATAATAATGGTGATGAGGCCATTTTAGAAGGGATTCTTCACCAATTAACAAATATCATGAACATCCCACGAACAGACCTTTTAATTTTCAGTAATAATCCGGAAAATACAAGAAGGCGCTATCATATTGATTCTTATTATTTAATGAAGAAAAAAGGCTCGATATTGAAAACGATCATCGCTACATTTAAGCAACATTCCAAGGTGATTCAAAATCTAGATGTCTTGATCATCGGTGGTGGTGGAATCTTGATGGATATGTATAAAAGAGACGCTCCACTATATAGTTTCATTGCTTTTCTTGGTAAAATGAATCGGTGCAAAATCATCGTATATGGTGTTGGTGCTGGTCCAATCGAAACGCATCTAGGACAGTTTTTAATCAAACAGATGGTGCATTCTGCAAAACTGGTCACCGTTCGGGATATAAAGTCTAAGCAATTGCTTGAATCGAAAGGGATAAAGAAACCGATCCATCTTATAGCAGACCCCGCCTTTACGCTTAAATATGACGGTCAAAAACCATTAATGGATCGGCCAATGAAAATAGGTGTAACAGCTGTTCCTTATTTTAGTGATGATTATTGGCCCGTGAGTGATTCTAATATTTACCATCACTATGTAGATGGCATGGCCAGAAATTTGGATAAATTAGTGGAACAAATGAATATGCAAATATATTTTTATTCCACAAAATATCCGCAAGATGTTAAAGTAACAAAAGAAATATTAAATCGTATGAAACAAACAGAAAACGTTCATATAAATGAACAAAACCTACATCCAAAGGAATTGATTCAGCTGTCGGGAGAGATGGATGCAATTATTGGGACACGCCTTCACTCACTTATCTTATCAGTGGCAGCTGGCACGCCAATCATCGGGGTAAATTACCATCCAAAGGTGAAAGCTTTTATGGAGAAAATAGAGCTAACCGGTTTATTAGTGGAGATGGAGGATCTATCTGACTCCAATAAACTTTATTCGCTCATTCAAAAACAAGTAGATGTTGGGTGGAAAACAACACAGTTGAACTTTTTTGACCTATCCGAAAAATTAAGGGAGGAAACGTTAAAAGGGGTTGACCTAATGAAAACGGTTATTGAACGGGAGTAG
- the murJ gene encoding murein biosynthesis integral membrane protein MurJ: MKKYSLLTVIGAVAIVNLLARLLGFFREVIIGYHFGTSVEADGIITAYTIPNFLYITAGGAITTAFISLYTKGNDFQQRELKGLIFTYTAIFFSIISVLFFVLPEFFISSFFRGLTAEETHLTSTLFRFMGLGTVFFVLSMYLSGLLNSHGKYQHSAWAPFLNNLLFVVIALIGYPLFGIQAYSFGAFIGAVGMYFLVHKAVKSFHLFDFKWRLKGTDHALVKRFFKISLPIFFGGATLQFYFLVHRIFASYLDAGILAALNYASKLVQLPQTILMTAVTTVIYPFISRKIAEKDMNSLSKLYTNGLSYMLFLMVPVTMFILFYSNELIKLVFEYGSFNASSTKITGGLFMIFSVGMFAHAANVFITRFFYATEKPLIPVLSGIIAVFGVNIVIVVSFINKAGAEAIAWGTTIAAYFQLVILMIWTRKSLHIHLLKYTNVIKIFVLLLLLLPISWVTKQFTNTLEIKFISIIIGTLVIGGSYLILAVLFKVKEVYQLPFVKRWLKI, translated from the coding sequence GTGAAAAAGTATTCTTTATTAACGGTCATTGGCGCCGTTGCTATTGTAAATTTATTGGCACGTCTACTTGGCTTTTTCCGTGAAGTGATCATCGGGTATCACTTTGGAACATCAGTTGAAGCTGATGGCATTATCACGGCTTATACGATTCCTAATTTTCTATACATCACTGCAGGCGGAGCCATTACGACCGCCTTTATTAGTTTGTATACAAAAGGGAATGATTTTCAGCAAAGAGAATTAAAAGGACTTATTTTTACCTATACGGCTATATTTTTTAGTATCATTAGCGTGCTCTTTTTTGTCTTACCGGAATTTTTTATCTCCTCTTTTTTCCGTGGCTTAACAGCGGAAGAAACTCATCTGACAAGCACTCTTTTTCGATTCATGGGACTAGGAACTGTGTTTTTTGTTCTATCTATGTATTTGTCAGGACTATTAAATTCTCATGGGAAGTACCAACACTCTGCATGGGCCCCCTTTCTAAATAACCTTCTTTTTGTGGTCATCGCTCTAATCGGTTATCCCCTATTTGGGATTCAAGCGTACTCTTTTGGAGCTTTTATTGGTGCTGTAGGAATGTATTTTCTAGTGCATAAAGCGGTGAAATCTTTTCACTTATTCGATTTTAAATGGCGACTAAAAGGCACAGATCATGCTTTGGTTAAGCGCTTTTTTAAAATTTCTTTGCCGATTTTTTTTGGTGGAGCGACATTACAATTTTATTTTTTAGTACATCGTATATTTGCTTCCTACTTAGATGCGGGAATATTGGCAGCATTGAATTATGCGTCGAAGCTTGTTCAGCTTCCCCAAACGATTTTAATGACAGCTGTTACAACGGTTATTTATCCATTTATCTCTAGGAAAATAGCAGAAAAGGATATGAATAGTTTGTCAAAATTATATACAAATGGTTTGTCCTATATGTTATTTCTCATGGTTCCTGTCACCATGTTTATCCTTTTCTATTCGAATGAGTTAATTAAGCTTGTATTTGAGTATGGTTCGTTCAATGCCTCTTCAACGAAAATAACAGGTGGCTTATTCATGATTTTCTCTGTGGGTATGTTCGCCCATGCAGCAAATGTTTTTATTACTCGCTTTTTTTACGCGACCGAAAAGCCACTTATTCCGGTTTTATCCGGGATCATTGCTGTTTTTGGGGTCAACATCGTCATTGTGGTTTCATTTATTAATAAAGCAGGTGCAGAGGCGATCGCTTGGGGAACAACTATAGCAGCTTATTTTCAACTGGTCATATTAATGATTTGGACACGAAAATCTTTACACATTCATTTATTAAAATATACGAATGTCATAAAAATATTCGTACTATTACTTCTATTACTACCAATAAGCTGGGTCACGAAGCAATTTACGAATACTTTAGAAATTAAATTTATATCCATTATCATAGGAACATTAGTCATTGGTGGTTCTTATCTCATTTTGGCAGTCTTATTCAAAGTTAAAGAAGTATATCAATTGCCATTCGTTAAAAGATGGTTGAAAATTTAG
- a CDS encoding glycosyltransferase: MSKKVLVISNMYPTDEHKSFGIFVENQVKALRAHGLKVDVSAIKDPRNGKVHVLRKYLTWFLQTLAILIFKGRQYDVVHAHYVFPSGVLGLLFKKLWKTKLVVTAHGGDIDKMARKNAKIHRWTKEILKQADEVIAVGHELKATIEEEFYVHRNKITLLNMGVNREIFYPMDRQEAKRKLQLMEDKPHLLFVGNLIEQKGLLELFQAVSSLKKENGAVRLSVIGANKDAHFYGVLTRLQKELQLEEDIHFLGVKNQQEVALWMSASDVFVLPSHIEGFGLVALEAMACGTPVVGTNVGGLKYLLAEGAGCIVEVQNPSKLQDGIEKVLHERTFRSQLIEKGLQNAEENDQEKIIDKLLSLYFPTGG, from the coding sequence ATGAGTAAAAAAGTATTAGTCATATCCAATATGTATCCGACAGATGAGCATAAGAGTTTCGGTATTTTTGTGGAAAATCAAGTGAAGGCATTGCGGGCACATGGTTTGAAGGTGGATGTTTCTGCAATAAAGGATCCAAGAAATGGGAAGGTCCATGTACTTCGCAAATATTTAACTTGGTTTCTACAAACACTAGCGATATTAATTTTCAAAGGGCGACAATATGATGTTGTTCATGCTCATTATGTCTTTCCTAGCGGGGTATTAGGCCTACTGTTTAAGAAACTTTGGAAAACAAAACTTGTCGTTACGGCACATGGCGGAGATATTGATAAGATGGCAAGAAAGAATGCCAAGATTCATCGATGGACAAAAGAAATTCTGAAACAAGCAGATGAGGTTATCGCAGTTGGACACGAGCTTAAAGCTACTATTGAAGAAGAATTTTATGTACATAGGAATAAAATTACCTTATTAAATATGGGTGTAAATAGAGAAATATTTTATCCGATGGATCGACAAGAGGCAAAAAGGAAATTACAGTTAATGGAGGATAAGCCTCACCTTCTCTTTGTTGGGAATCTTATTGAGCAAAAAGGGCTCCTGGAACTTTTTCAAGCGGTAAGTAGTCTTAAAAAGGAGAATGGGGCGGTAAGGCTAAGCGTGATCGGTGCGAATAAAGATGCACATTTTTATGGTGTGTTGACGAGACTACAAAAGGAATTACAATTAGAAGAAGATATCCATTTTCTCGGGGTGAAGAATCAGCAAGAGGTAGCATTATGGATGTCTGCCTCAGATGTATTCGTTTTACCATCACATATTGAAGGGTTTGGTCTAGTCGCTTTAGAAGCGATGGCTTGTGGTACCCCTGTTGTAGGAACAAATGTTGGAGGTTTAAAATATTTGTTAGCGGAGGGTGCAGGGTGTATTGTAGAAGTACAAAATCCTTCAAAGCTACAAGATGGGATTGAAAAAGTTCTACATGAGCGGACATTTCGTTCCCAGTTAATTGAAAAAGGACTTCAAAACGCAGAGGAAAATGATCAAGAAAAGATTATCGATAAACTTTTATCATTATATTTTCCTACTGGAGGGTAG
- a CDS encoding glycosyltransferase family 4 protein, with protein MLYLTLILCFICSVLITPLVKKLAFKIGATDKPNYRKVHQKIMPRLGGLAIFISFLLGVVILRPEDPTLNAWAIIAGSFVIILTGVLDDMIELSAKIKLAGQLIAALLVAVWGGVQLEFINLPFGGELQFGFMSIPLTLLWIVGITNAINLIDGLDGLAAGVSSIALITIAGMAVVMGDTYVAIMASILLVSTIGFLFYNFHPAKIFMGDTGALFLGYMIAVFSLLGFKNITVISLIIPVIILGVPISDTFFAIIRRIVNKQPLSAPDKSHLHHCLLRLGFSHKQTVLIIYAIAALFGLAAIIFSQSTMWGAILVIAVLLLAIEIFVESIGLVGKDYQPILKLVKTKNVRNR; from the coding sequence ATGTTATATTTGACCTTGATACTTTGCTTTATTTGTTCTGTACTGATTACACCATTAGTAAAGAAGTTGGCCTTCAAAATTGGTGCCACAGACAAACCAAATTACCGAAAAGTCCATCAAAAAATTATGCCGCGATTAGGCGGTTTAGCAATATTTATCAGTTTCCTTTTAGGTGTCGTCATTCTTCGCCCTGAAGATCCAACATTGAATGCCTGGGCGATTATTGCTGGAAGTTTCGTCATCATCTTAACTGGAGTACTTGATGACATGATTGAACTATCAGCAAAAATCAAGTTAGCAGGTCAATTAATTGCCGCTTTACTTGTTGCCGTATGGGGTGGAGTTCAATTGGAATTTATTAACTTACCATTCGGAGGCGAGTTACAATTTGGGTTTATGAGTATCCCACTAACACTTCTTTGGATTGTAGGGATTACCAATGCCATTAACTTAATTGATGGTTTAGATGGTCTTGCGGCAGGAGTTTCTTCCATTGCTTTAATTACGATTGCTGGAATGGCTGTCGTGATGGGAGATACCTATGTAGCCATTATGGCCTCCATTTTATTGGTAAGTACCATTGGGTTTTTGTTTTACAATTTTCACCCGGCGAAAATTTTCATGGGTGACACAGGGGCTTTATTTTTGGGATACATGATCGCGGTATTTTCCTTACTCGGATTCAAGAATATTACCGTGATTTCCTTAATCATACCTGTTATTATACTCGGGGTTCCGATTTCTGATACATTCTTTGCGATAATTAGAAGAATTGTTAACAAACAGCCATTATCGGCACCTGATAAATCACATTTACATCACTGCCTATTAAGATTAGGTTTTTCCCATAAACAAACCGTCTTGATCATATATGCAATCGCCGCATTATTTGGATTAGCAGCTATTATTTTCTCACAATCCACAATGTGGGGAGCCATTCTCGTCATTGCAGTACTGCTCTTGGCCATCGAGATATTCGTTGAAAGCATAGGACTTGTAGGAAAAGACTACCAACCTATTTTAAAATTAGTAAAAACAAAAAATGTAAGAAATCGCTAA
- a CDS encoding N-acetylmuramoyl-L-alanine amidase, whose product MSKGLKYCAILLISIVIVSVPHMKANAATVFSDLGNTEWAADEIQYIYNKGIIKGYSIDGKQVFKPNNKVTRAQAAKMISIAMGKGELKPDKPTFSDVSEKHWAFGWIERTINEGYFNGYEDKGTFNPDGELTRAQMTKIISKAFNINVEAAAGKPLAFTDIKENWASHYINTLYYAGIATGDNGQFRPLENINRAQFSVFLARAINDEFKETPKPVTPKPSKYIANAMATVSSLNVRSAANSTSPVIGSLKRGETVGVYGITGYWAKVNYKGKTGYVHKTYLKLKNINANPLQGRIITIDAGHGGRDSGTTKGSTYEKNITLDVAKRVDQRLKRDGAKIIMTRESDTYPTLSDRVRISTNNYAELFVSIHVNSAGATSANGSETFYNSTNGNSVESKEVAREIQKQLVSLVGMYDRGVKDGDFHVIREQNTPAVLVELGFITNSKDYAKLTSSKYLDLYAEAIYRGIKNYYSK is encoded by the coding sequence ATGTCGAAAGGGCTTAAATATTGTGCTATTTTGCTTATTTCTATCGTAATCGTGTCGGTTCCCCATATGAAAGCCAATGCTGCAACGGTTTTTTCGGATTTAGGAAATACTGAATGGGCAGCGGATGAAATCCAATATATATACAACAAAGGGATTATCAAAGGGTATTCAATTGATGGGAAACAGGTTTTTAAACCTAATAATAAAGTAACAAGAGCCCAAGCAGCGAAGATGATTTCTATTGCTATGGGAAAAGGTGAATTGAAACCCGATAAACCGACATTTTCAGATGTTTCAGAAAAACATTGGGCCTTTGGATGGATTGAAAGAACGATCAACGAAGGATATTTTAACGGATATGAGGACAAAGGGACTTTTAACCCTGATGGTGAACTAACAAGAGCGCAAATGACTAAAATTATTTCTAAGGCTTTTAATATCAATGTCGAGGCAGCCGCGGGTAAACCCTTAGCCTTTACGGATATTAAAGAGAACTGGGCTTCCCATTATATTAACACCCTTTATTATGCTGGGATTGCAACTGGGGATAATGGCCAATTCCGTCCGTTAGAAAACATCAACAGAGCACAATTTTCAGTGTTTTTAGCAAGAGCAATTAATGACGAGTTTAAAGAGACACCAAAGCCTGTTACTCCAAAACCATCTAAATACATTGCAAACGCAATGGCAACCGTTTCTTCTTTAAATGTCCGCTCAGCTGCGAATTCTACATCGCCTGTTATCGGATCTTTAAAACGAGGTGAAACAGTAGGTGTTTACGGAATTACCGGCTATTGGGCAAAAGTAAATTATAAAGGAAAGACAGGTTATGTTCATAAAACTTATTTAAAACTGAAGAATATTAACGCTAATCCTTTGCAAGGTCGAATTATCACCATTGATGCAGGACATGGTGGAAGAGACTCTGGAACGACAAAAGGTTCAACATACGAAAAGAATATTACGTTAGATGTTGCCAAAAGAGTGGACCAACGATTAAAACGTGATGGCGCAAAAATAATTATGACGAGAGAATCAGATACATATCCAACATTGTCTGATCGTGTAAGAATCTCCACTAATAATTATGCTGAGCTATTTGTTAGTATCCATGTGAACTCAGCTGGTGCTACTTCAGCGAACGGGTCTGAAACCTTCTATAATTCGACAAATGGAAATAGTGTGGAAAGTAAAGAAGTTGCTAGAGAGATTCAAAAACAACTTGTTTCATTAGTAGGCATGTATGATCGCGGCGTAAAAGATGGAGATTTCCACGTCATTAGAGAACAGAACACTCCAGCCGTTCTTGTAGAATTAGGCTTCATTACAAACTCTAAAGATTATGCTAAGTTAACATCATCTAAATACTTAGATTTATATGCTGAAGCAATTTACCGCGGAATTAAGAATTACTATTCCAAATAA